From Microplitis mediator isolate UGA2020A chromosome 11, iyMicMedi2.1, whole genome shotgun sequence, one genomic window encodes:
- the LOC130676977 gene encoding GATA zinc finger domain-containing protein 14-like, with protein sequence MSNRIVTRKFAKENNIDINLDPSGENPDSSTEKQKNPYRPSGRRSLKDTSISLNYSNFVQNNNLHSTNQLTNESIEENPIENNSESGHHSNIENSTESFEKLPSNSEENKEVNTHDNQTNDSAQHSEVNSTNEHPHNALLNDERILNNNNNHNNNNINQINNEQPVAMALSANQSISLRDALEFVPEYDGENMTLTEFITACNEAFNSLPEDAELNLVKLLRKKLKGDLRKSINCATVNTKQEFYDFLRGKAAPNKTEMQLLGELGRVYQKDRESVLKYSNRICDIAAQLVEVHKKTHTQVENDAYILQVERRAVESFLNGLNPEIESKIRTLNNNFQNTLNEAIKIEQKIKFRKELSEFENIKRRGIEKPVFLCDEVNREHNNSQKPHQSNYQQKQDFYSQNKQFDNNKNFNQQSNLRQTVICQFCDKAGHTADKCFKLLNSRESQNVERCQICNRSGHIAKICRFKHEFLNNNSKNFNKCLTCGSHEHSSNNCPKQIISCDYCKKIGHKIRDCWKKINDEEKQIRENHPSTSNSHFGYSVNPNVGRISVMIDTGSGPNILKESFCPKGAILDKTKTIKLLGINEIPVEALGEVELDFLDLEIKFLIVPDDFPIEQSGILGSNFFDEAKVQICYKDRIKFIL encoded by the exons ATGTCAAATAGAATAGTTACTCGGAAATttgcaaaagaaaataatatagatatcAATCTGGATCCTTCCGGAGAAAATCCAGATTCATCcactgaaaaacaaaaaaatccttaTCGTCCTAGTGGAAGACGTTCTCTCAAAGATACCTCGATTTCacttaattattcaaattttgttcaaaataataatttacatagtACTAACCAACTAACTAATGAAAGTATTGAAGAAAATcctattgaaaataattctgaATCTGGTCATCATtctaatattgaaaattctactgaatcgtttgaaaaattaccCTCAAATTCAGAGGAAAATAAAGAAGTAAATACACATGACAATCAAACAAATGATTCTGCACAACATTCTGAAGTTAATTCTACAAATGAACACCCACACAATGCACTTTTAAATGATGAGCGTATCttgaataataacaataaccataacaataacaatattaatcAAATCAATAACGAACAACCGGTAGCAATGGCTCTGTCAGCAAATCAATCTATTTCTTTACGTGACGCGTTGGAATTTGTACCCGAATATGATGGTGAAAATATGACACTTACAGAATTTATAACTGCTTGTAATGAAGCTTTTAATTCTTTACCGGAAGATGCTGAACTTAATTTGGTTAAAttattgcgaaaaaaattaaaaggcgatttaagaaaatctataaacTGTGCAACAGTAAATacaaaacaagaattttatgACTTCTTAAGGGGAAAAGCAGCCCCAAATAAAACAGAAATGCAATTATTGGGTGAATTGGGTCGCGTTTATCAAAAAGACAGGgaatctgttttaaaatattctaatcGAATTTGTGATATTGCAGCACAATTAGTTGAAGTACACAAAAAAACACATACACAAGTAGAAAACGATGCTTATATACTACAAGTTGAGCGAAGAGCCGtagaaagttttttaaatggtCTTAATCCTGAAATCGAAAGTAAAATTCGaaccttaaataataattttcaaaatacactTAATGAAGCTATTAAAAtcgaacaaaaaattaaatttcgaaaaGAATTAagtgaatttgaaaatataaaacgaaGGGGAATTGAAAAACCCGTGTTTCTTTGCGATGAAGTCAATCGCGAACACAATAATTCTCAAAAACCACATCAATCTAATTACCAACAAAAACAAGATTTTTACTctcaaaataaacaatttgataataataaaaattttaatcaacaatCAAACTTAAGACAAACTGTAATTTGTCAATTTTGCGATAAAGCAGGCCATACTGCtgataaatgttttaaattattaaattctagaGAAAGTCAAAATGTTGAAAGATGTCAAATTTGTAATAGATCTGGTCACATTGCTAAAATTTGTAGATTCAaacacgaatttttaaataacaattctaaaaactttaataaatgtttaacTTGTGGTAGTCATGAACATTCAAGTAATAATTGTCctaaacaaattattagttgcgattattgtaaaaaaataggtCACAAAATTAGAGATTGttggaagaaaataaatgatgaagaaaaacaaataaGAGAAAATCATCCTTCAACCTCTAATTCACATTTTG gaTATAGCGTAAATCCTAATGTCGGACGAATTTCAGTAATGATAGACACAGGTAGCGGtcctaatattttaaaagaaagttTTTGTCCAAAAGGGGCAATTCTagataaaactaaaactataaaattacttggaattaaCGAAATTCCAGTTGAAGCATTGGGTGAAGTTGAATTAGATTTTCTtgatttagaaattaaatttttaatagttcctGACGATTTTCCAATCGAGCAATCGGGAATATTGGGTTCGAATTTCTTTGACGAAGCGAAAGTCCAAATTTGCTATAAAGATcgc ataaaatttatcctgTAA